The Lycium barbarum isolate Lr01 chromosome 9, ASM1917538v2, whole genome shotgun sequence genome has a segment encoding these proteins:
- the LOC132610520 gene encoding phosphatidylinositol/phosphatidylcholine transfer protein SFH4-like, with product MGRKDQIKNDHKDKERVQAVLQLLKKHAPLTVKQEKLCNSACVERFLKVKGENVKKAAKHLRNCLNWRDSLGVDHLIADEFSAELAEGVAYVSGHDDESRPVVIFRIKQDYQKFHSMKLFTRLLVFTLEVAIQTMAKSVEKFVILFDASFFRSASAFMNILLASLKIIADYYPGRLHKAFVIDPPSLFSYLWKGVKTFVDLAPLTMVVSSLDFEESLEFNDFTAYPRAASLRFNPSSIPSSGKIGSCSSSRFSFTVSHHFDSVKPWYLSLTDTSSAKVGPTNTPVLGPAISPLNARSYSFASPIDRTPRGSVGSIKKGFFPSTPLPQKTQEMDHSESRHPRSMRPSFFQSPAMFFKKDSGNFHISRADKCRESFQPFLKFYRRPYDEMIYKSKMRPPLGGLISIVSPHIRRRHMSVSQRF from the exons GAGAAGTTGTGTAACAGTGCTTGTGTAGAGAGGTTTttgaaagtgaaaggtgaaaaTGTCAAGAAAGCTGCTAAGCACTTGAGGAACTGCCTGAACTGGAGAGACTCTTTAGGCGTTG ATCATCTAATTGCTGATGAATTTTCTGCTGAGTTAGCAGAAGGGGTAGCTTATGTTTCTGGTCATGATGATGAATCTAGACCTGTTGTG ATTTTCCGGATCAAGCAAGATTACCAGAAATTTCACTCAATGAAACT GTTTACTCGGTTGCTGGTGTTTACATTGGAGGTGGCTATTCAAACCATGGCCAAGAGTGTTGAAAAATTTGTTATTCTATTTGATGCCa GCTTTTTCAGGTCAGCATCAGCTTTTATGAACATCTTGTTGGCTTCACTGAAAATTATTGCGGATTATTATCCAGGACGACTTCACAAAGCTTTTGTCATTGATCCTCCTTCACTTTTCTCTTATCTTTGGAAG GGCGTCAAGACATTTGTTGATCTAGCACCATTAACAATGGTGGTATCATCACTTGATTTTGAAGAGTCATTAGAGTTCAATGACTTCACTGCTTATCCAAGAGCTGCATCTCTTAGATTCAACCCTTCATCCATACCCTCAAGTGGCAAAATTGGTTCATGCTCCTCATCAAGATTCTCCTTCACTGTTTCACATCATTTTGACTCTGTTAAGCCATGGTACTTGTCCTTAACTGACACCTCATCAGCTAAGGTGGGCCCCACAAATACTCCAGTACTGGGCCCTGCCATCTCACCACTCAATGCTAGGTCCTACTCATTTGCATCACCCATTGACAGGACTCCACGTGGCAGCGTGGGTTCCATCAAGAAAGGGTTTTTCCCGTCTACACCTTTGCCACAAAAGACTCAAGAAATGGACCATTCAGAAAGTCGTCATCCTAGGTCTATGAGGCCATCATTTTTTCAATCTCCTGCCATGTTCTTCAAGAAAGATAGTGGTAATTTCCATATTAGTCGGGCCGATAAGTGTCGTGAATCTTTTCAACCGTTCTTGAAGTTCTATCGAAGGCCgtatgatgagatgatttataagTCAAAGATGCGACCACCTCTAGGTGGACTTATCTCTATCGTCTCACCTCACATCAGGCGCAGACACATGTCCGTCTCTCAAAGATTTTGA